Proteins encoded within one genomic window of Coprococcus phoceensis:
- a CDS encoding SpoIID/LytB domain-containing protein, whose product MKRKIKKICAVFVIIVLLPYIITIFMNGKSIEANQDGKNGYIKVKTESGTKEVPLKEYCIGTLAKEISVDFEEEALKAQAVIVRTTIYKKIEEQGERAVMTERFFTKSDMKNQWGRSAFQKNYKKLERVWNETDGQVVMYNGQLAMVPFHQLSNGKTRIGKEVLGTDEYPYLQMKECPKDVEADGQMESKLIKAAGAQITSQDSAGYVTGVKVGEETLNGETFRDTYGLLSSCFELQEFEGKMRVTTKGIGHGLGMSQNTANEMAKEGKKYDEILQYFYEGTEMKEVAEILLNVE is encoded by the coding sequence ATGAAACGGAAAATAAAAAAAATATGCGCGGTATTTGTGATTATTGTATTATTGCCATATATTATTACCATATTTATGAATGGGAAAAGCATAGAGGCAAATCAAGACGGAAAAAATGGTTATATTAAAGTAAAAACGGAGTCTGGAACAAAAGAGGTTCCGTTGAAAGAGTACTGTATTGGAACGCTGGCAAAAGAGATTTCAGTTGATTTTGAAGAGGAGGCATTGAAAGCACAGGCTGTCATTGTTCGGACAACTATCTATAAAAAAATTGAGGAACAAGGAGAGAGAGCAGTTATGACGGAGCGCTTTTTTACGAAATCTGATATGAAAAATCAATGGGGCAGGAGTGCATTTCAGAAAAATTATAAAAAACTGGAGCGTGTTTGGAATGAGACCGATGGACAAGTTGTGATGTACAATGGCCAACTGGCAATGGTGCCGTTCCATCAGTTAAGCAATGGAAAAACTCGAATTGGCAAAGAAGTACTTGGGACGGATGAGTATCCGTATCTGCAGATGAAGGAGTGTCCGAAGGATGTGGAAGCGGACGGGCAGATGGAAAGTAAGCTCATCAAAGCAGCGGGAGCGCAAATTACTTCTCAGGACAGCGCCGGATATGTGACCGGAGTAAAAGTGGGCGAGGAGACTTTGAACGGAGAAACCTTTCGGGATACATATGGATTGTTGTCCAGCTGCTTTGAACTGCAGGAGTTTGAGGGAAAGATGCGTGTGACGACAAAAGGAATTGGTCATGGACTCGGGATGAGCCAAAATACGGCAAATGAGATGGCAAAAGAAGGTAAAAAATACGATGAAATTTTGCAGTATTTCTACGAGGGAACAGAAATGAAAGAGGTCGCGGAAATTTTGTTGAATGTAGAATAA